In the Candidatus Krumholzibacteriia bacterium genome, one interval contains:
- a CDS encoding NADH-quinone oxidoreductase subunit C, producing the protein MAAVTRLPMDDFRRRIAQEVAGRRSLMAFFGVPELGGVVRLLAVLGNRDRGELELLSSEARDAYPSLTPECPQAGSFEREIAEQYGLEPQGHPWLKPVRFQRPEPGAPSVHGADGAQPQPPFPGVQEFFTVAGPGVHEVAVGPIHAGIIEPGHFRFQCDGEKVLHLEIALGYQHRGVERALVGGPSKRTIHQMETLAGDTTIGHATAYCLALEALAGCEAPPRAQSLRAVALELERLAGHTGALGALAQDIGFLPTASFCGRLRGDFLNLTATLCGSRFGRGMLRPGGVGFDLSAALVVDCLQRLDTLRHDVSGAVRLLFETSAVRGRFENIGTLPYDTCMQLGLVGPTARASGLAIDARRDFPSGAWRVLEVPVATCAEGDVYARAQLRWQEMQTSLDLIRRLLEELPAGSLRAEIGSLGPEAVAVSVVEGWRGEVCHVASTDAAGAFARYKVVDPSFRNWAGLSMAMRQQQISDFPLCNKSFDLSYCGHDL; encoded by the coding sequence ATGGCAGCGGTCACTCGGCTGCCGATGGACGACTTCCGCCGGCGCATCGCCCAGGAGGTGGCGGGCCGTCGTAGTTTGATGGCGTTCTTCGGCGTGCCGGAGCTGGGTGGAGTCGTACGCCTCCTAGCGGTGCTCGGCAACCGTGATCGCGGTGAGCTCGAGTTGCTCTCGTCCGAAGCGCGGGACGCCTATCCGTCGCTCACGCCGGAGTGCCCGCAGGCCGGGTCCTTCGAGCGGGAGATCGCCGAGCAATACGGGCTCGAGCCGCAGGGCCACCCGTGGCTCAAGCCGGTGCGCTTCCAGCGCCCCGAGCCCGGGGCGCCCTCCGTCCACGGCGCCGACGGAGCCCAGCCGCAGCCACCGTTTCCCGGAGTGCAGGAGTTCTTCACCGTCGCCGGTCCAGGGGTGCACGAGGTGGCGGTGGGACCGATCCACGCCGGCATCATCGAGCCGGGGCACTTTCGCTTCCAGTGCGACGGCGAAAAGGTTCTGCACCTCGAGATCGCCCTCGGCTACCAGCACCGCGGCGTCGAACGGGCGCTCGTGGGTGGTCCCAGCAAGCGCACCATCCATCAGATGGAGACGCTGGCCGGGGACACGACGATCGGGCACGCCACGGCCTATTGTTTGGCGCTGGAAGCGCTGGCGGGTTGTGAGGCGCCGCCGCGCGCCCAGTCGCTCCGCGCCGTGGCGCTCGAGCTCGAGCGGCTCGCCGGCCACACCGGTGCTCTCGGGGCGCTGGCGCAGGACATCGGCTTCTTGCCGACGGCGTCGTTTTGCGGCCGCCTCCGCGGCGATTTCCTCAACTTGACGGCAACGCTGTGCGGCAGCCGCTTCGGGCGGGGCATGCTGCGGCCGGGCGGGGTGGGTTTCGACCTGAGCGCGGCCCTCGTTGTCGACTGTCTGCAGCGCCTGGACACCCTCCGACACGACGTGTCGGGCGCCGTGCGCCTGCTCTTCGAAACGTCGGCGGTGCGGGGGCGTTTCGAGAATATCGGCACGCTGCCCTACGACACTTGCATGCAGCTCGGACTGGTGGGCCCGACAGCGCGCGCTTCGGGGCTCGCGATCGACGCCCGCCGGGATTTCCCCTCCGGCGCTTGGCGCGTCCTCGAGGTGCCGGTGGCGACATGCGCCGAAGGGGATGTTTACGCCCGCGCCCAGTTGCGCTGGCAGGAGATGCAGACGAGTCTCGACCTCATACGCCGGTTGCTGGAGGAGCTCCCGGCTGGATCGCTGCGAGCCGAGATCGGCTCGCTGGGGCCGGAGGCAGTCGCGGTCTCGGTGGTCGAGGGCTGGAGAGGCGAGGTTTGCCATGTGGCCAGCACCGACGCGGCCGGCGCCTTCGCGCGCTACAAGGTGGTGGATCCCTCGTTCCGCAACTGGGCGGGTTTATCGATGGCAATGCGGCAACAGCAGATCTCGGACTTCCCGCTGTGCAACAAGAGCTTCGATCTGTCGTACTGCGGCCACGATCTGTGA
- a CDS encoding proton-conducting transporter membrane subunit, protein MRLQLLVFLPAAAGLLAFLVRRVRLRRALLPLVAAAHASLVLSLWFAPAEPTWHGWLALDATGLLFLSITSALFLAVAVYAVGYLGREQHGDRTDFQEGLLFSNAPEAVFVGCLLFFLASMSFVTLCQHFGLLWVGIETTTLASAPLIYFHRHRRSLEATWKYLMICSVGIAVALLGFLFLSVAAADGNGGPASMLLADLLQRAPTLHSEWLRAAFILLLVGYGTKMGLAPLHTWLPDAHSEAPSVVSALLSGALLNCAFLGILRAVQVCLAAGLGDLVRGLLLGFGLASMAVAAVFLVGQRDYKRMLAYSSVEHMGILSLGVGLGGSAAFAAVLHAINHSLVKGMLFLVAGNIVTAYKTKASHEVRGILRFLPATGVFWLLGFFAINGSPPFGTFLSEFGILKGALDQGRNVVAAAYLLLLVIIFVGMATTVLRMAQGTPAPVSGAATPSPPGSDFGALVSARLQGESLWSMAPIALLALAALGLGLALPAALQDLLRAVAQALGGW, encoded by the coding sequence ATGCGGCTCCAGCTCCTCGTTTTCCTGCCGGCAGCGGCCGGCCTCCTGGCCTTCCTGGTGCGGCGCGTCCGCCTGCGCCGCGCCTTGCTGCCTCTGGTGGCGGCGGCCCACGCGAGCCTCGTGCTGAGCCTGTGGTTCGCGCCGGCGGAGCCGACATGGCACGGCTGGTTGGCCCTCGACGCGACGGGGCTGCTGTTCCTGAGCATCACGAGCGCTCTTTTCCTGGCGGTGGCTGTCTACGCCGTCGGCTACCTCGGGCGCGAGCAGCACGGCGACCGCACCGACTTCCAGGAGGGCCTGCTGTTCTCGAACGCCCCGGAGGCAGTTTTCGTCGGTTGCCTGCTGTTCTTCCTCGCCTCCATGTCCTTTGTGACTCTGTGCCAGCACTTCGGTCTCCTTTGGGTCGGGATCGAAACCACGACGCTCGCGAGTGCTCCCCTCATCTACTTCCATCGCCACCGGCGCTCGCTGGAGGCTACCTGGAAATACCTGATGATCTGTTCGGTCGGCATTGCCGTGGCGCTTCTCGGTTTCTTGTTCCTCTCGGTGGCGGCCGCGGACGGCAACGGCGGACCCGCCTCGATGCTGCTCGCAGATCTCCTCCAGCGCGCCCCGACGCTGCATTCCGAGTGGCTGCGCGCCGCCTTCATCCTGCTGCTCGTGGGCTACGGCACCAAGATGGGACTGGCGCCGCTGCACACCTGGCTGCCGGATGCGCACAGCGAAGCGCCGTCGGTGGTCTCGGCGCTGCTCTCCGGGGCGCTGTTGAACTGCGCTTTCCTCGGGATCCTGCGCGCCGTCCAGGTGTGCCTGGCAGCGGGGCTCGGCGATCTGGTCCGCGGGCTGTTGCTCGGTTTCGGCCTCGCCTCGATGGCAGTGGCCGCCGTCTTCTTGGTGGGCCAGAGGGACTACAAGAGGATGCTCGCCTACTCGAGTGTCGAGCACATGGGGATCTTGTCGCTCGGCGTCGGGCTGGGCGGAAGCGCGGCCTTCGCCGCGGTGCTGCACGCCATCAATCATTCGCTGGTGAAAGGGATGCTCTTCCTTGTGGCCGGCAACATCGTGACCGCCTACAAGACGAAAGCGTCGCACGAGGTGCGGGGCATCCTACGGTTCCTGCCGGCGACCGGAGTTTTCTGGCTGCTCGGCTTCTTCGCCATCAACGGTTCGCCGCCGTTCGGCACCTTCCTGAGCGAGTTCGGCATTCTGAAAGGGGCGCTCGACCAGGGGCGCAACGTGGTGGCGGCGGCGTACCTGCTGCTCCTCGTCATCATCTTCGTCGGCATGGCGACCACGGTGTTGCGCATGGCACAGGGCACACCGGCACCCGTTTCGGGCGCGGCGACGCCATCCCCGCCCGGGAGTGACTTCGGCGCCCTCGTGTCCGCTCGCTTGCAGGGCGAATCACTGTGGTCGATGGCGCCGATCGCGCTCCTGGCGCTCGCCGCGCTGGGTCTCGGGCTCGCGCTGCCCGCGGCGTTGCAGGACTTGCTGCGTGCGGTGGCGCAGGCGCTGGGAGGTTGGTGA